From a single Bacillus sp. NEB1478 genomic region:
- a CDS encoding carbohydrate ABC transporter permease: MKTNVSNAKKTYRFQARLAALILTIGGILVAIPFIWMILSAFKPESEVLKLTPTLWPETFTTENFLYLFENMNFGVYLKNTIIVVLCSFVGLFFNAMAGYAFAKYKFKGSDKLFYLVLATMMIPGQVTMIPVYLILNQMGLTNTMAGIVLPGLVGAFSIFLFRQFMSTIPDELIEAARLDGASEFRVFMQLILPISKPILAVQGILTFIAGWNSFLWPLIMANDESLYTLSVGLSLLKGQYGGNYALQMAGSTFMVVPIVIIFIIFQKHIIEGYTISGMK, from the coding sequence ATGAAAACAAATGTATCAAATGCTAAAAAAACTTATCGCTTTCAAGCCAGGTTAGCCGCTCTCATCCTGACGATCGGCGGAATTCTTGTAGCGATTCCTTTTATATGGATGATTCTCTCTGCTTTCAAACCAGAAAGCGAAGTGCTTAAACTTACTCCGACACTATGGCCTGAAACGTTCACAACAGAGAACTTCCTCTATTTGTTTGAGAATATGAACTTCGGTGTTTATTTGAAAAACACGATTATCGTTGTTCTCTGTTCTTTTGTCGGCTTATTCTTTAATGCGATGGCTGGCTATGCCTTCGCCAAGTACAAATTCAAAGGCAGTGATAAACTCTTTTATCTTGTACTCGCTACGATGATGATTCCAGGGCAAGTCACAATGATCCCGGTTTACCTCATATTAAATCAGATGGGATTAACGAACACGATGGCCGGAATCGTATTACCAGGATTAGTTGGTGCGTTTAGCATCTTCTTATTCCGACAGTTCATGTCAACGATTCCGGATGAATTGATCGAAGCCGCACGCTTAGATGGCGCAAGTGAATTCCGCGTTTTCATGCAATTGATTCTGCCGATTTCAAAGCCAATCTTAGCCGTACAAGGTATCTTGACGTTCATCGCAGGCTGGAACAGCTTCCTATGGCCATTGATTATGGCGAACGACGAAAGCTTGTATACTTTGTCTGTTGGTTTAAGTCTCCTGAAGGGTCAATATGGAGGAAATTACGCACTTCAAATGGCAGGTTCGACTTTTATGGTCGTACCGATCGTTATCATCTTCATCATCTTTCAGAAACACATTATCGAAGGTTATACGATTTCCGGGATGAAATAA
- a CDS encoding acyl-CoA dehydrogenase family protein, which yields MHITSQEQQTKGKNSYTFEEFLAKRESLDWYRDEPFLQKAVQRFAEHDFDHVHQAMLSFSPNASSKWNQLAERVARPEVRPYMLHYDGFNNRIDRIVRPMEIHQFEKEVFGEGLFSSKMPPWESFVKRMLIHQLGEAGVACPLTCTIGLIALLEQYPNDTHPELQEILQHTKEGIRGDFAIGAQFMSEVQGGSDLPANVVEAVPEAKNYRLYGNKFFCSVAHADYSVVTAKISGTDKISTFIVPSWLPGNKEKEKRNGYQINRIKWKMGTAELPTGEIQYNGALAYPVGPAGKGIAVAVGIVLTLSRLEIGIACAGFMLRAAREAKLYGDFRTVFGKKVKDYPLSARTLKRIEEAADRTTAGAFKIYDLFLRLERPLNPGIPVEQPLEIRKQLFNLRELVLLQKICATNEGAEVLRDAISVFGGHGVMEEFSSLPRIFRDVVVNEQWEGPRNLLLTQIYRDIQRVAVWYPPADFVASVLQGASSEKISTFSKQLTDLLQKPVCGEVSEESIRAAEEWDTFCDSFFKVYQSVAVTEIKQ from the coding sequence ATGCACATAACTTCTCAAGAACAGCAGACAAAAGGCAAGAATTCATATACTTTCGAAGAATTTCTGGCTAAGCGGGAAAGTCTGGATTGGTATCGGGATGAACCATTTCTCCAAAAAGCAGTTCAGCGATTCGCGGAACATGACTTTGATCATGTCCATCAGGCTATGTTATCTTTTTCGCCCAATGCTTCTTCAAAATGGAACCAGTTAGCTGAACGGGTGGCAAGACCTGAAGTAAGGCCATACATGCTGCATTATGATGGTTTCAATAATCGGATTGACCGGATCGTACGTCCGATGGAAATTCATCAGTTTGAAAAAGAAGTATTTGGCGAAGGTCTTTTTTCCTCTAAAATGCCTCCGTGGGAAAGCTTTGTGAAGCGGATGCTAATCCATCAATTAGGAGAAGCAGGAGTCGCCTGTCCTTTAACATGCACGATCGGATTGATTGCACTGCTCGAACAGTATCCAAATGACACGCATCCAGAACTTCAGGAAATTTTACAGCATACAAAAGAGGGAATTCGAGGAGATTTTGCAATCGGAGCACAATTTATGAGTGAAGTGCAGGGAGGATCAGACTTGCCTGCCAATGTTGTTGAAGCAGTTCCAGAAGCAAAAAACTATCGTTTATATGGAAATAAGTTCTTCTGTTCCGTTGCACATGCGGATTATTCGGTCGTTACAGCTAAAATCTCAGGAACAGATAAAATCTCAACGTTCATCGTTCCTTCATGGCTGCCTGGTAATAAAGAGAAAGAAAAACGAAATGGATATCAGATTAACCGGATCAAATGGAAAATGGGAACGGCAGAACTTCCGACAGGGGAAATTCAATACAACGGAGCTCTTGCTTATCCAGTGGGACCTGCCGGAAAAGGGATTGCGGTCGCAGTCGGAATTGTCCTTACTTTATCCCGTTTAGAAATTGGAATAGCTTGTGCTGGTTTTATGCTCCGCGCTGCAAGAGAAGCGAAACTGTATGGAGATTTCCGTACTGTTTTTGGGAAAAAGGTAAAAGATTATCCGCTTTCCGCACGCACATTAAAACGGATTGAAGAAGCAGCTGATCGTACAACAGCGGGTGCTTTTAAAATATATGATCTTTTCCTACGGCTGGAGAGGCCATTGAATCCTGGGATTCCTGTCGAGCAGCCTCTTGAAATAAGAAAGCAGCTTTTCAATTTAAGAGAGCTTGTTTTATTGCAGAAAATCTGTGCGACAAATGAGGGAGCAGAAGTTTTAAGGGATGCGATCTCTGTTTTTGGCGGGCATGGTGTGATGGAGGAGTTCTCATCACTTCCGCGTATTTTCCGTGATGTTGTCGTCAATGAGCAGTGGGAAGGGCCTCGGAACCTGTTACTGACGCAAATTTATCGTGATATTCAAAGAGTAGCAGTTTGGTATCCGCCAGCAGATTTTGTTGCTAGTGTGCTGCAAGGAGCATCATCGGAAAAGATATCCACCTTTTCAAAACAATTGACCGACTTGCTGCAAAAACCTGTTTGCGGGGAAGTGAGTGAAGAATCGATTAGAGCCGCTGAAGAGTGGGATACGTTCTGTGATTCATTTTTCAAAGTTTATCAGTCTGTCGCTGTTACAGAAATTAAGCAATAG
- a CDS encoding sugar ABC transporter substrate-binding protein codes for MKKHWFKKTMVTSMLGALVLSGALAGCSSGSDGDKKTITVWGMGEEAKSLPKIAEEFEKENPKIDVKVQAIPWDQAHDKLLTAVASKKGPDVVQMGTTWIPEFGAAGALKDLTPFIKDNPELDPKNFFEGSVATTKYEDKMVGVPWYVDTRVLYYRTDLLEEAGFKEAPKTWEELKAAADKLAKRGKGKYGISLDSKEQSLGFMFARQNGAELLGPNNEPKFNDPKFVEAIEYLNSFYKDGATPKDDLGIDIIQAFSGDGILPMFISGPWMIKMINDQAPDLKGKWSTAVLPKKENNISALGGSNLSVFEYTKNEKEAVKFAAFMSKPETQLKWMEMTNSLPATQKSWDDESLKGNEYYNAFGEQMKASQPMPVIKQWEEIAQTYLKSFEKIYRGKVDVKTEMDNFQKQSEKILSK; via the coding sequence ATGAAAAAACATTGGTTTAAGAAAACAATGGTAACATCAATGCTCGGCGCACTTGTTTTATCCGGCGCTCTTGCTGGCTGCTCTTCAGGTTCCGATGGAGATAAAAAGACGATAACTGTCTGGGGAATGGGAGAAGAAGCAAAATCTCTACCTAAAATCGCTGAGGAATTCGAAAAAGAAAACCCGAAGATTGACGTAAAAGTTCAAGCAATTCCTTGGGATCAAGCACACGATAAGCTTTTAACAGCTGTTGCATCTAAAAAAGGTCCTGATGTTGTTCAAATGGGAACAACTTGGATTCCTGAATTTGGGGCTGCTGGTGCACTAAAAGACTTAACACCTTTTATTAAGGACAACCCAGAACTAGATCCTAAAAATTTCTTTGAAGGTTCTGTTGCAACTACAAAATACGAAGACAAAATGGTAGGCGTTCCGTGGTACGTTGACACACGTGTACTTTACTATAGAACAGACTTGCTTGAAGAAGCAGGGTTTAAAGAAGCTCCAAAAACATGGGAAGAGCTAAAAGCAGCTGCAGACAAGCTGGCTAAACGCGGAAAAGGAAAATACGGTATCAGCCTTGACTCGAAAGAACAGAGTCTTGGTTTCATGTTCGCTCGTCAAAACGGTGCAGAACTATTAGGACCAAATAACGAACCTAAGTTTAACGATCCTAAATTTGTTGAAGCTATTGAATACTTAAACAGCTTCTATAAAGATGGAGCTACTCCAAAAGATGATTTAGGAATCGACATTATCCAAGCTTTCAGCGGAGACGGTATATTGCCGATGTTCATCAGTGGTCCATGGATGATCAAGATGATCAACGACCAAGCTCCAGACCTTAAAGGAAAATGGTCAACAGCAGTACTTCCTAAAAAAGAGAACAACATTTCAGCACTTGGCGGATCTAACTTATCCGTATTTGAATACACGAAGAACGAAAAAGAAGCAGTTAAATTCGCAGCATTTATGAGTAAACCAGAAACACAATTAAAATGGATGGAAATGACGAACTCTCTACCTGCTACTCAAAAGTCTTGGGATGACGAATCCTTAAAAGGCAATGAATACTACAATGCATTTGGTGAGCAGATGAAAGCTTCACAGCCAATGCCTGTTATTAAGCAATGGGAAGAAATTGCGCAAACTTATCTAAAGAGCTTCGAAAAAATTTATCGCGGCAAAGTAGATGTGAAAACAGAAATGGACAATTTCCAAAAGCAATCTGAGAAGATCTTAAGCAAATAA
- a CDS encoding sugar ABC transporter permease — protein sequence MKSYSKSTPYLFIGPALILLAVFSLFPIVVALVISFTDIDLAGLADFSNISFIGLENYKNIFSDPIFMKSIGNTLFYVVFGVPLVIICSLAVALLINFGTSRIFRGFRLIFYMPSITNVVAVAVVWTYLYNPQFGLFNYLLGLVGIPAIPWLQDPTIAKGSLIALAVWRAIGVNMIIFLAALQGIPKTYYEAAQLDGANNWKQLTNITLPLLRYAIFFVSITTMIGWLQFFEEPFVMTKGGPLDSTTSVALFIYRNGFQLSNFGYAAAGSFILFVAIIIITMIQFRLQKKETDF from the coding sequence GTGAAAAGCTATTCTAAATCAACTCCCTATCTCTTTATCGGCCCTGCCTTAATTTTGCTGGCAGTATTTTCACTGTTTCCGATAGTAGTTGCTTTAGTAATCAGTTTTACAGATATTGATCTTGCCGGTCTTGCCGACTTTTCCAATATCAGCTTTATCGGACTTGAAAATTATAAAAATATCTTCTCAGATCCGATCTTCATGAAATCAATTGGCAACACGCTTTTTTATGTCGTCTTTGGCGTTCCGCTCGTTATCATTTGTTCACTTGCTGTTGCTTTATTGATCAACTTTGGTACATCAAGAATTTTCCGTGGTTTTCGCCTTATTTTTTATATGCCTTCTATCACAAACGTAGTTGCTGTCGCGGTAGTCTGGACGTACTTGTACAATCCGCAATTTGGTCTATTCAACTATTTGCTCGGACTTGTCGGTATCCCTGCGATACCGTGGCTGCAGGATCCAACAATCGCAAAAGGTTCATTGATTGCTCTAGCCGTCTGGCGCGCAATTGGTGTGAACATGATTATCTTCCTCGCTGCTCTGCAAGGTATCCCGAAAACATACTATGAAGCGGCGCAGCTAGACGGAGCAAACAATTGGAAGCAGCTCACGAATATTACTCTTCCACTCCTTCGCTATGCGATTTTCTTTGTTTCCATTACGACGATGATTGGATGGCTGCAATTTTTCGAAGAACCTTTTGTCATGACAAAAGGCGGCCCTCTCGACAGTACGACATCTGTTGCTCTGTTTATTTATCGCAACGGATTTCAGTTAAGCAACTTTGGTTATGCTGCGGCAGGTTCCTTCATCTTATTTGTCGCAATCATTATCATTACGATGATTCAGTTCAGACTGCAAAAGAAAGAAACCGACTTTTAG
- a CDS encoding GH36-type glycosyl hydrolase domain-containing protein yields MTTKTRGNFEIKAGDVRFTFLNTGDIFEASYNRTMINQWLSNPIDGALNNLYLRLFKEDGISAAPLLGIHSDSKVSYTEQQVFWEGAFEEVTYKVTFTLTDKAIWFWNVELTGSDIKADIIYGQDVGLADRGAVRTNEAYMAQYVDHRIFEDEKLGYVVCSRQNQPNGTAFPYMQQGSLTKAIGYSTDGYQFFGRSYKETDTPEALFKQNLVNEVYQYEFAYTALQTELVDLDGTKQFVFYGCFKEDHAEAVTDVEFTDEILDSWNKVQNIVSKEKASLPKVTRNEQFAGTLKTSDFTIEEVTKRYPDRILEEYEGDTLLSFFTPTYEHIVLKEKERIVERPHGHILVTGNNVHLKEDTITTTSYMYGLFNSQLVVGNTSFHKMLTNARNALNIMKTSGQRIYVEIDGRLKLLTMPSLFEMGFNFTRWYYKTDGETFIITNFTTVDTPEVQLELKTESGRNYRFVVTNQVSMNNMEYEVPFKMETKGDTISFFADPSSDSGKTYKQLSYRMKLSGTEMKVTDETFFGDNIEPLSASLVVCDLEPTNEWMMTIQGLIYGKEIPLSEKEAEAEIQRYREFIVKTNRGFHLSKDGNETEELQKMNALAHWYTHNMLIHYSVPHGLEQYGGAAWGTRDVCQGPAEYFLATQHYDAVKEILLTVYSHQYEETGNWPQWFMFDQYYKFQQEESHGDIIVWPLKAVTDYLAATNDFSILDVTIPYTDHSFGFTDEKVTLFDHIQKQIDYMKANFLHDTHLSSYGDGDWDDTLQPANPQLKKFMVSSWTVALTYQVMNQFSSLLKNVNEEKSSELKTLAENIKNDYEKYMLQNDVIPGFVFMENADEPKLMLHPTDNTTGINYRLLPMTRSMIAELLTPEQAQKHLDVIMDKFYCPDGVRLMDKPAHYKGGVSTHFKRAEQASNFGREIGLQYVHAHIRFVEAMAKLGKTEEVWSGLEKINPVMIQDKVPNAERRQSNAYFSSSDGDFKTRYEAQERFGELKKGEAKVKGGWRIYSSGPGIYMNQLITNCLGIRPNGENLILDPVLSDDMDGIEFQYMVDEKQVTFVYHKKNAGAARLVVNGKELNTTPYKNVYREGGVVVNRNELISHLSAENHTVEIYF; encoded by the coding sequence ATGACAACAAAGACGAGAGGAAACTTTGAAATCAAAGCCGGTGATGTTCGTTTTACTTTTTTAAACACAGGTGATATTTTCGAAGCTTCTTATAACCGTACGATGATCAATCAATGGCTAAGTAATCCGATTGATGGCGCACTGAACAATTTGTATCTTCGTCTTTTTAAAGAAGACGGAATTTCGGCTGCACCACTTTTAGGCATCCATTCAGACAGCAAGGTATCCTATACAGAACAACAAGTTTTCTGGGAAGGTGCGTTTGAAGAAGTTACTTACAAAGTGACGTTCACATTAACGGATAAAGCGATATGGTTTTGGAATGTTGAACTTACAGGATCTGATATTAAAGCAGATATCATTTATGGGCAGGATGTAGGACTTGCAGATAGAGGTGCGGTCCGTACAAATGAGGCATACATGGCTCAATATGTTGATCACCGTATTTTTGAAGATGAAAAGCTAGGCTATGTCGTTTGTTCTCGTCAAAATCAGCCAAACGGAACAGCTTTTCCTTATATGCAGCAAGGTTCACTGACAAAAGCAATCGGTTATTCTACTGATGGCTATCAGTTCTTCGGCCGTTCTTACAAAGAAACGGACACACCAGAAGCTCTTTTCAAACAAAACCTTGTTAATGAAGTGTATCAATATGAGTTTGCTTATACGGCACTTCAAACAGAACTGGTGGACCTTGATGGAACGAAGCAATTTGTGTTTTACGGCTGTTTTAAAGAAGACCATGCAGAAGCGGTTACGGACGTTGAATTTACAGATGAAATCTTAGATTCATGGAATAAAGTTCAAAACATTGTTAGCAAAGAAAAAGCTTCTCTTCCAAAAGTGACACGCAACGAACAGTTCGCAGGAACATTGAAAACATCCGATTTCACGATCGAAGAAGTAACAAAACGATATCCGGACAGAATTTTAGAAGAGTACGAAGGCGACACATTATTATCTTTTTTTACTCCAACATATGAACATATCGTATTAAAAGAGAAAGAAAGAATCGTAGAACGTCCGCACGGGCACATTCTTGTTACAGGCAACAATGTTCATTTGAAAGAAGATACGATTACGACGACTTCGTACATGTACGGTCTGTTCAATTCCCAGCTAGTTGTCGGAAACACTTCTTTCCATAAGATGCTGACGAATGCACGTAATGCATTAAATATCATGAAAACGTCTGGTCAGCGCATTTATGTAGAAATCGATGGTAGACTGAAACTTTTAACGATGCCATCACTTTTTGAGATGGGTTTCAACTTTACACGATGGTATTACAAAACCGATGGCGAAACATTTATAATCACGAATTTTACGACGGTTGATACGCCTGAAGTTCAGCTGGAGCTAAAAACAGAAAGCGGAAGAAACTACCGATTTGTTGTAACGAACCAAGTATCGATGAACAACATGGAATATGAAGTGCCTTTTAAGATGGAAACAAAGGGTGACACGATTTCATTCTTTGCAGATCCATCGTCTGACAGCGGAAAAACATACAAACAACTAAGCTACCGTATGAAGTTATCGGGCACAGAAATGAAAGTAACCGATGAAACTTTCTTTGGTGATAACATCGAACCTCTTTCTGCTTCACTCGTTGTGTGTGATCTGGAGCCGACGAACGAATGGATGATGACAATCCAAGGATTGATTTACGGTAAAGAGATTCCGTTATCGGAAAAAGAAGCAGAAGCTGAAATTCAGCGATATCGCGAGTTCATTGTGAAAACGAATAGAGGCTTCCACCTTTCAAAAGACGGAAATGAAACGGAAGAGCTTCAAAAAATGAACGCATTGGCACATTGGTATACCCACAATATGCTGATTCACTATTCGGTGCCGCACGGCTTAGAACAATATGGCGGAGCAGCTTGGGGAACACGCGATGTTTGTCAGGGACCAGCCGAATATTTCTTGGCAACACAGCATTATGATGCTGTAAAAGAGATTTTGCTCACTGTATATTCTCACCAATACGAAGAAACTGGCAACTGGCCGCAATGGTTCATGTTTGATCAGTACTACAAATTCCAGCAAGAGGAATCTCATGGTGATATCATTGTTTGGCCGCTGAAAGCTGTAACGGATTATTTGGCTGCAACAAACGATTTTAGTATTTTAGATGTAACCATTCCTTATACAGACCATTCGTTTGGATTTACGGATGAAAAAGTAACATTGTTTGACCACATCCAAAAGCAGATCGATTACATGAAAGCGAACTTCCTGCATGATACACACCTTTCTTCTTATGGAGATGGTGACTGGGATGACACGCTTCAGCCTGCCAACCCGCAGCTTAAGAAGTTCATGGTAAGTTCATGGACAGTTGCATTGACGTATCAAGTCATGAATCAATTTTCTTCATTGCTGAAAAATGTAAACGAAGAGAAATCATCGGAACTGAAGACGTTAGCGGAAAATATTAAAAATGATTATGAAAAATACATGCTTCAAAATGATGTTATTCCAGGCTTTGTTTTTATGGAAAATGCAGACGAACCGAAGCTGATGCTGCATCCGACAGATAACACAACAGGCATCAACTACCGGTTATTACCGATGACGCGCAGTATGATCGCTGAGCTTTTGACACCAGAGCAAGCACAAAAGCATCTTGACGTAATCATGGATAAGTTCTATTGTCCGGATGGCGTCCGCTTGATGGATAAACCCGCACATTACAAAGGCGGTGTCAGCACTCATTTTAAGCGTGCTGAACAGGCATCGAATTTTGGACGAGAGATCGGGCTGCAATACGTGCATGCACATATCCGTTTTGTTGAAGCGATGGCGAAACTCGGGAAGACGGAAGAAGTTTGGAGCGGTTTAGAAAAAATTAATCCGGTTATGATCCAGGATAAAGTTCCGAATGCAGAACGTCGCCAAAGCAACGCTTATTTCAGCAGTTCAGACGGTGATTTCAAAACGCGCTATGAGGCACAAGAACGTTTTGGTGAGCTGAAAAAAGGTGAAGCGAAAGTAAAAGGCGGATGGCGCATCTACTCTTCAGGACCTGGAATCTACATGAATCAATTGATAACCAACTGTTTAGGAATTCGTCCAAATGGCGAGAATCTAATTTTAGACCCAGTCCTCTCAGATGACATGGACGGAATTGAGTTTCAATACATGGTCGACGAAAAGCAAGTAACGTTTGTTTATCATAAGAAAAATGCAGGAGCAGCTCGTCTTGTAGTGAACGGAAAAGAATTAAATACGACGCCGTACAAAAACGTGTATCGTGAAGGCGGAGTAGTCGTAAACCGCAATGAATTGATCAGCCATCTAAGCGCTGAAAACCATACAGTCGAAATTTATTTCTAA
- the bglX gene encoding beta-glucosidase BglX: MNNNRIASLVEKMTLHEKIAQLIQLATPFYKGASNGGKITGPMAELGVTDEDVINSGSVLGASGAKEVKSIQEAHLKENRHGIPLLMMADIVHGYKTIFPVPLAIGCSWDLEAAEKSAEVAAREASVSGVHVTFAPMVDLVRDPRWGRVMESTGEDPYLNGEFARAFVRGFQGKNLTEDKDRVAACVKHFAAYGAAEAGRDYNTVDMSERQLRESYLPAYKAALDEGCEMVMTSFNTVEGVPATGNKWLMRDILREEMGFNGVLISDWGAVKEQIPHGVVRDEKEAAEKSIQAGVDIEMMTACYIKNLETLVKEGKVAEQTIDEGVYRILELKEKLGLFENPHRGADEEREKEVILSESHRKAAYDLAVKSTVLLKNEEVLPLNNEKQIALIGPFAKSGDILGAWSWMGSHEEAVSLYEGMQKKVSAENLLTAKGSGIETGSEEMLNEALEAGQKADVIVLALGEESGMSGEARCRADIRLPEIQLELLSKVKQLGKQVVVVLFNGRPLDLTGMEGQADAILEAWYPGTEGGNALADILFGDVNPSGKLSMSFPYTLGQVPVYYNNYNTGRPKNAAVDEYVSKYLDIPNEPLYPFGYGLSYTAYEYSDLSLSSNKMTPDRPITVSVSVTNKGERQGDEVVQLYVRDMVGEVIRPLKELKAFEKVTLAPGEMKIIEFTLTEEQLRYHHRDLSFTSDAGEFTIFVGPNSRDVSSETFELTK; the protein is encoded by the coding sequence ATGAACAATAATCGTATTGCATCATTAGTAGAAAAAATGACGTTGCACGAAAAAATCGCTCAACTCATTCAGTTAGCAACACCATTTTATAAAGGTGCTTCCAATGGCGGGAAGATTACAGGGCCAATGGCTGAACTAGGTGTTACTGACGAAGATGTAATCAATAGTGGTTCGGTATTAGGAGCATCTGGTGCAAAAGAAGTAAAAAGTATTCAAGAAGCGCACTTAAAGGAAAACAGACACGGTATTCCTTTGTTAATGATGGCGGATATTGTTCATGGTTACAAAACGATTTTTCCGGTTCCGCTTGCGATTGGCTGTTCTTGGGATTTAGAAGCAGCTGAAAAAAGTGCGGAAGTAGCGGCACGAGAAGCATCTGTCAGCGGTGTTCATGTTACATTCGCACCGATGGTTGACCTCGTTCGTGATCCTCGCTGGGGAAGAGTAATGGAAAGTACGGGTGAAGATCCGTATTTGAACGGTGAATTTGCGAGAGCATTTGTCCGAGGCTTTCAAGGGAAAAATCTTACAGAAGACAAAGATCGCGTGGCGGCTTGCGTGAAGCATTTTGCGGCATACGGTGCTGCAGAAGCAGGACGCGATTATAACACGGTCGATATGTCAGAGCGTCAGCTTCGTGAATCATATCTTCCAGCTTATAAAGCAGCGCTTGATGAAGGCTGTGAGATGGTTATGACTTCTTTTAATACAGTGGAAGGCGTTCCAGCGACGGGAAACAAATGGCTGATGCGTGACATTCTTCGAGAAGAGATGGGCTTTAATGGTGTATTGATCTCAGATTGGGGTGCTGTAAAAGAACAGATCCCCCACGGAGTCGTTCGTGACGAAAAAGAAGCCGCTGAAAAATCTATACAGGCAGGCGTCGATATTGAAATGATGACAGCGTGCTATATCAAAAACTTAGAAACGCTTGTTAAAGAAGGAAAAGTAGCAGAACAAACAATTGATGAAGGCGTCTATCGCATTTTAGAGCTGAAAGAAAAGCTAGGACTTTTTGAAAACCCGCACCGAGGTGCAGATGAAGAACGTGAAAAAGAGGTAATTTTAAGTGAATCACATCGAAAAGCGGCTTATGATCTGGCTGTAAAATCAACTGTACTTTTAAAAAATGAGGAAGTTCTCCCATTAAATAACGAGAAGCAAATTGCATTAATCGGGCCTTTTGCAAAAAGTGGTGACATCTTAGGTGCTTGGTCATGGATGGGATCACATGAAGAAGCGGTTAGCTTATATGAAGGTATGCAAAAGAAAGTGAGTGCAGAAAATTTATTAACAGCAAAAGGCAGCGGGATTGAAACAGGATCTGAAGAAATGCTGAACGAGGCACTAGAGGCTGGGCAGAAAGCAGATGTGATCGTACTGGCACTTGGCGAAGAATCAGGAATGAGCGGGGAAGCTCGCTGCCGTGCTGATATTCGTTTACCTGAAATTCAGTTAGAGCTTTTATCCAAAGTAAAACAGCTTGGCAAGCAAGTCGTTGTCGTTCTTTTTAACGGACGTCCGCTCGATCTAACTGGAATGGAAGGACAGGCAGATGCCATTTTAGAAGCATGGTACCCGGGAACTGAAGGCGGCAATGCACTTGCTGACATTTTATTCGGTGACGTGAATCCATCTGGTAAACTTTCGATGTCATTTCCTTATACACTTGGACAAGTCCCAGTGTATTACAACAATTACAATACTGGCCGTCCAAAGAATGCTGCCGTTGATGAATATGTCTCTAAATACTTGGATATCCCGAATGAGCCGTTGTATCCGTTCGGATATGGATTAAGCTATACCGCTTATGAATACAGTGATCTATCACTTTCATCAAACAAGATGACACCAGATAGGCCAATAACCGTTTCTGTCTCCGTTACAAATAAAGGAGAGAGACAAGGTGATGAAGTTGTTCAGCTTTATGTACGAGATATGGTCGGGGAAGTGATCCGTCCATTGAAAGAATTGAAAGCATTTGAAAAGGTAACATTAGCTCCAGGTGAAATGAAAATAATCGAATTTACTCTCACTGAAGAACAGCTTCGTTATCACCACAGAGACTTGTCTTTTACAAGTGATGCCGGGGAGTTTACGATTTTTGTCGGACCGAACAGCCGTGATGTTTCAAGTGAGACATTCGAACTTACTAAATAG